One window from the genome of Cherax quadricarinatus isolate ZL_2023a chromosome 14, ASM3850222v1, whole genome shotgun sequence encodes:
- the LOC128695886 gene encoding uncharacterized protein gives MAGVTPKVLVLVLMGVVSATYLDGPKTPSANHLSSSGGGGGGGFAGGNAGGNRGTGGGGTGGYSGGGGSGGFGGGGNGGFGSRSTGGYSGGGGTGGFGGGGSGGNGGYAGTGGAGGGGSGYSSGGSGGGSGGFGGSGGHGGSGGFGGRGAGGFGGNGGYAGSSGSGGSGSGGFGGSGGLGGSGGFGGSGGLGGSGGFGGSGGGSGGYNGGFGGGATIADLATVIPGGGVPGKDYPILAYVPNTGFSCNGQLPGYYADTAPEAGCQVFHICQQGGRIDSFLCPNGTIFSQQYFVCVWWFNFDCSTAQQFYGLNAEIGKISGSGSSYTGGNINGNGFSGTGGGFGGPSGQQGSFSSTLGGIGNVGAPSQSYGPPPIGGSGSVTGRGGNGNAGFNNGNGGRGGAVGNRNLQPPSGLYQVPAAGK, from the exons ATGGCTGGTGTGACTCCCAAAGTTCTGGTGCTGG TGTTGATGGGTGTGGTCAGCGCCACCTACCTGGACGGGCCCAAGACTCCGTCTGCCAaccacctgtcctccagtggtggtggtggtggtggaggatttgCTGGTGGTAACGCTGGAGGAAACAGAGGAACCGGTGGAGGAGGCACTGGAGGATACAGCGGAGGAGGGGGAAGCGGAGGATTCGGTGGAGGGGGAAATGGAGGATTCGGCAGCCGTAGCACTGGAGGATACAGCGGAGGAGGAGGCACTGGAGGATTCGGTGGAGGGGGCAGTGGTGGAAATGGAGGATACGCCGGAACTGGAGGAGCCGGAGGTGGTGGAAGCGGATATAGCAGCGGTGGCAGCGGAGGTGGAAGTGGTGGATTTGGTGGCAGCGGAGGTCATGGTGGAAGCGGTGGATTTGGTGGCAGAGGAGCTGGAGGATTTGGTGGCAATGGAGGATATGCTGGAAGTAGTGGATCTGGTGGGAGCGGAAGTGGAGGCTTTGGTGGCAGTGGAGGACTTGGTGGAAGTGGAGGCTTTGGTGGCAGCGGAGGACTTGGTGGAAGTGGAGGTTTTGGTGGCAGCGGAGGTGGAAGTGGAGGATACAATGGAGGCTTTGGTGGTGGTGCCACCATTGCTGACTTAGCCACCGTCATTCCTGGAGGTGGTGTTCCCGGCAAAGACTACCCCATCCTGGCCTACGTCCCAAATACCGGCTTCTCCTGCAACGGTCAGCTTCCCGGCTACTACGCTGACACTGCCCCCGAGGCCGGCTGTCAG GTATTCCACATCTGTCAACAAGGTGGAAGAATCGACTCGTTCCTGTGTCCCAACGGTACCATCTTCAGCCAGCAGTACTTCGTGTGTGTCTGGTGGTTCAACTTCGACTGTTCCACTGCTCAACAGTTCTATGGCCTCAACGCTGAAATCGGAaaaatcagtggtagtggtagcagttatACCGGTGGAAATATTAACGGCAATGGTTTTAGCGGCACTGGAGGAGGATTTGGTGGTCCTTCCGGTCAACAAGGATCGTTCTCAAGCACTCTAGGTGGAATTGGGAACGTTGGTGCTCCTTCACAGTCTTATGGACCACCCCCAATAGGTGGAAGTGGAAGCGTCACCGGTAGAGGTGGTAACGGAAACGCAGGCTTCAATAACGGTAACGGTGGCAGAGGCGGCGCTGTTGGCAACAGAAACCTTCAACCTCCCTCTGGTCTCTATCAAGTACCAGCAGCTGGAAAATAA